From Brassica rapa cultivar Chiifu-401-42 chromosome A06, CAAS_Brap_v3.01, whole genome shotgun sequence:
ACTGCTTAGTTACACAATATAAGACTTAATTAGTCAGCTAAGAATCATGTATTGAAACGTAGGAAACTATCATTCATTAGTTTTATGGAACTCTTAAGCAACCTGAAATGTGTAAGTCATTGACTTATATTCTTCCCATGTAAGTCCGGAGTTTGCATCTTCCCGGTTTCTCAGAATCGTCTCATGTTCTTCCTAATGAAGATAAACACAGTTTAGCATATGTTTGATTAAAAACAAGAAGACATTGGTCAGTTCTTTTTAATAGATTTATGGTTTTTCAATCCCTATCACTGACCGTTAAACGTCTTAGAACTTTAGGGTCATCTGAAAGGAACTTGATGGCTAAAGTTAAAGCGAGAGAAGTTGTTTCAAAGCTGGCAAATAGCAAGACGAACATTAGATCCAATGCAATCTCTTCTGTCAGAATAGTCCCCTCTTTCTGAATCTCTTCAATGACATAATCAAAGAAGTCACTTGGGTTCTTCCGTGGTTTCTTACGTCTCTCCTGAAGCATATTCCTCAACATTCTCATTGCATTTTCCCTACCCTGCATGATCATTTTCCAGCATTAGTAAACCATATCAATCCTTTAAGTAATGACTCTTGGATATTCATTCACCTTAAGACATTTGTGATAAGCTGTGCCTGGAATGTCAAAAGGGAAGGAGATGAGTCCTTGAATGAAAGCAACAAAGTTAGCCCTTAGATTCTCTGATGACTCGTCTGGATCATGGCTTATCAACTTCTTCGCCGTGAGATCAAATATCATCTGATAAGTTTATACCaacatattaacaaaaaaaggatTAAAACACTATTGGAttataacttcaaaaaaaaaaactatagaatTATATCTGAATTATGTAGAAAAGAAGTCCTATGCTGAAACTCACACTTGCGGTTGCATCTTTGAGTTCTACTGATTCTTGATTTGACCAAAGCTCTAATCTCTTATTTGCAGTCAGCTCTACTTGAGGGAGCATCTTCTTGAGACCATCGTAGCCAAAGAGAGTCAAGACCATGCTTTTAAGGTACTTGTACATAAACCCATGTAGTGAACCCACATTATTTTTCCCAAAGATGTTTGTAAAAGTGTCTGGATACCAACTCTGGAAACGCCGACCCTCTTGTTGAAACACAAAGTAACTCAAATCAGGATCTGCTGATACAATAACTGGTCTCCCCACTAGATTGGTCTTGAAAATTGGACCATACCTATCAACAACAGTTTTTAAACATTTGTGTAGCATTAATCACATTGGTTTGAACGAGAAAAGAGAGACACTCACTTCTTAACCCTCTCTTTGATAAAAGGAGGGATGTCTGAAGTAGTGTTTGGCTTGAAGAACTGGAAAGTCTCTCCGAGTAGAGGTAAACCCATCGAGCCAGGTGGAAGCTTCCCTTTGCATTTGGGGTTCCTCCAGCTGTAAACCCAGTGTGTGACGGTTATGACAAGCAGAGAAACCCAAATGAACAATGCCCACATCACAAAAAGACAATTTAAGAGTGTGTATATATGATTTGTCTTGGTGGAACAAcaaatgaaactattttttgCCTCTAATTTCTTTTAGACAGAAACTGAAAACGTGTAGACGAattggagaaggagaagaagaagaaagaggtgCTGGCGCATATTCGTCAACCATTATGATGAGTGCTTAAATAGGCAATGCAAGTCTCTACACATAACTCTGATTAGATaatgataaataattttctcaaaaagtAGTTGTAGAATTAAAAAAAGGTTTACacattatataaaaaatcttaaaatatgtttatagaAACCATACATGATTCATTATACGTGTGAAAgggcagattttttttttaaaaggtaaTAAAAAATGAGGAGATCATAAAATGAAGGTTCCTCTTTTCTCCTATTTTATTGTCTCATAGGAGCACCGTATGGCATTAAAACACCAGTTTGAACATTAGACAAGTTTACAGCTTCATTTTAGGAGATTACCTGTGGGCTCTTCCTCTCCCACAGATTTGATAATAaagtagtaataataataacaaattgGTGTTGTAACTTGAAACTTGATACTCACATAGTTTTAAACATGGAAAAAAGAGTTTCCAGCTTTACATTATTGGCTTCATAATTGTTTTTCCTTTTGTATCATATCTATCAAAATATCTGTATCTAATACAATCTTTGACACCAGGGTAGCAAAAATAAACTAACATAATAAGTACTATTCAGTTTGTTCTCATTCATGCTCAGAATCTCTTTTTAGATCTGCTTGTCatgttgtttttaataattatcaTTATTTGTTTCATGTCCTTTAAAATGTTCAACTTGTCAAACTCAAGATTAATCTTATTGCAAAATAATGTAAACATCAGCTTTCAGATCTTGTTATCAACCACTGCATCTGCTATTTTTGTGTTCAAATGATAACTATTTAGACCTAGAAGCTAGTAGCTACTATACACAGTGAATTTAAGACAAAGCCAAAGATATTAGAATCAGCTTTAATAGGGAAAGAAAGAATCAGGAAGATTAACATTTTTGTCAttgtttttttgctaaactgttaATATTCAAATTAATGAAAGAGttagatttacaaaaaaaaaataatcaaagagCACCACTAtggcaaaaaagaagaaaaaacatagTGGAGCTAGTTAAAGGATCTGTGAAAGATCATTATCTAAGCCAAAAAAACATGAGAGAAGCGAAGTTCTTTCGTTTCCGTTTGGCAGTGATGGTTGTCATTGTTTTACTTCAAATCTCTTCAAGCAACAGTTTTGCACAAATCCAACATTGTGTTCacttcgtttttttttaatagtgtGTTTCATTAGGGCTAGATCGGTAGATGGAAATGTGTGTTTATGCTTGTCAATTTGTGGGTGATATGATATGAGTAGGTAGGTTTCATATTGGCTGGATAAAGTCCAAAGTAGTAAACCCAATTAGGGCTTACgtgaaaattttaaagtattaagaaaataaataaataataatagtcaTTAATTAAGGGTATTGGGATGTGACAATTGCAAGATATATATAGACAACTCAATTAGCTAACGTTAGCTTAATACTAGTAACAAACTTATCAAACCTGATATCAGTTTGGAAATATCTTTGATATTATCActaaaatatcaatatatattatgataTTATCTAATAGCTTGCAATTATTGTTGATTCCAAATTGGCTTGGTTTGACATATTTTCTGATTAATTATAAGACTATAAATATTCGAATTTGGTGGCATGAAATAtggaaaatatgattttatgaaataCCTGCAATCATAAATTTTAGAGTTATTTtacccaaaataaataaattttagagtTTGTATTAAAAaacgaaatagaaaaaaaaaactaattattgGACGGAGCTGCTCACTGATGAGATGAGAATATAGTTGCTTAAAAGTGATCTTCGGTcctatcatgtttttttttaaagaaggtCCTATCATGTTCTGTTCAAATACGTTGTTACATAAACTTGTTTACTGTGTTTTTAACACAGAAAGTTGGCCACGTGATACATAACTACATATCTTCGCATTGTGAACATATCATTCttcagtgtttcaaaaaaaaaaaaagtgtttcaaaaaaaaaaagaacatatcattcttcttgttttctttttcttttttctttttcttttagttttctcTTCTCCCCTTTTACAATTATGAATTTAGGTTTACAAATTAGAATATATGGTACATCCTAATATTCACTCCTTGTAAATGCCGTCacgtaaatatttattttcatgataAGCATTGTAGAACATAGCTTAAAACGTTCTAACAATTAGAATAAATGAGACCTTTTTGCTTTTTGGTAAGACTTTATAACTAAAGCTTTTTGAAACTTCACAACACGAACACGAGGATTCAGAGAGAATTGTGGAGAAAGGTCGTTAAGTTGTCTGTTCCGTACGCATGCGGCAAgcccattttatattttctttgacttgaagaaaaaaataaatagaaaaaaacaaattaagaaaTCAAATGATCGATGCTTGAAAAGCATTGAACTTATAAGTCAAAGctatctccaaaagaaactttataacttcaaatatatagttttttgttCTCTAATAAAgaatttcaaaacttcaaatttagagtttttaaaagtgaaatttcatatttgaagtttcactactcaaaactctaaaagttgaagtttcatctttttatttgcatcttggtccttataattaattatatctcagatttatgattcttaagtattttctcattcatagttttaatctttaaaacttttgtatattttaaatattccaaatttatttttataaatttaaatcttacacataattttttttttaaataaaattagatttataatattttaaaagtagaattagaaaacaataatattacaaaagaaacttaatatatttttttaagtagatacatgaagacataattattacacaaatttaaatattacaacaacactaatagctGAGCAAatttccaaacaaattttgtgtaacaaaaaatggaggattaagaaaataattttatgtaataatatggtattttgtttgtagtttaatattgaattatgtatttctatttataattttatattttaatataagattttattagtgaatattactataatatttttatatgtgtGCTAGTTATCTATAAaagttttatggatttatattaattatgacaaatataaggagcataatgtaaattataaataattttgaagt
This genomic window contains:
- the LOC103871984 gene encoding cytochrome P450 87A3; its protein translation is MWALFIWVSLLVITVTHWVYSWRNPKCKGKLPPGSMGLPLLGETFQFFKPNTTSDIPPFIKERVKKYGPIFKTNLVGRPVIVSADPDLSYFVFQQEGRRFQSWYPDTFTNIFGKNNVGSLHGFMYKYLKSMVLTLFGYDGLKKMLPQVELTANKRLELWSNQESVELKDATASMIFDLTAKKLISHDPDESSENLRANFVAFIQGLISFPFDIPGTAYHKCLKGRENAMRMLRNMLQERRKKPRKNPSDFFDYVIEEIQKEGTILTEEIALDLMFVLLFASFETTSLALTLAIKFLSDDPKVLRRLTEEHETILRNREDANSGLTWEEYKSMTYTFQFINETARLANIVPAIFRKALIDIKYKDYTIPAGWAVMVCPPAVHLNPKKYEDPLVFNPSRWEESNANDASKHFMAFGGGMRFCVGTDFTKLQMAVFLHSLVTKYRWEEIKGGNIVRTPGLQFPNGYHVRLHKKNILENE